A window of the Tachyglossus aculeatus isolate mTacAcu1 chromosome 2, mTacAcu1.pri, whole genome shotgun sequence genome harbors these coding sequences:
- the LOC119942382 gene encoding ankyrin repeat domain-containing protein 50-like, protein MPTHSPLRGKSFYGREWALQRLRAWLDGASGERERPPCVLVTGAAGSGKTALCSEALWPTSEAGRRAGLGARALAWHFCRAQDAATLAVPGFVRSLAAQIGRCPLLPSEHRRRLAEPQAEAALGPDVCERDPDEAFKRAVLLPLLSLPSPARSLLLLVDSVDEGPDGEGLGGPGPPGRSGGIAELLSSHLRLLPPWLLLVCSARSEGALGRATFPEARRLSLDDPRQPSTRRDCQSYILRRLEREAALEGGGGGGPLSPGAAEALAQLQLKSGGCLLYLERVLDAVAAGSLRLADARHVPATLNGLYLWLCQRLFPGRGFPRVRPLLDALLAAPRPLPPARLYAALWARHPGTAWEDFEARLAALAPLLAEGPRGSVLLFHHSLAEWLQDVKHCTPAFLCRAGDGHAALALALGAQGPRLAPAGVHQLARHLALAHLPGLGACHRALWLVWSGAPVGGCLAPPRGTPPREPEALQLLVRAGARLPAAGGAAWGVAGRALRLLLDHDGACVNRRDEHGRTLLASAAHSGDHEAAGLLLGQTPLTLAARRGHARVLRCLLAHGARVDLPDSEGWTALRAAAWGGHAEAVGALLRAGAAVDRADAGERTALRAAAWGGHEPVVRALLRAGAAVDLADAEGRTALTAAAYMGHRGTVELLLAHGARPRPAREEAGAGGGGGGGHVAVVRVLLAHGARPGLRDRDGLTPLLAAAYEGRAEVLGLLLAAGADPDEADAEGRTALLAAAAMGHAEAVAALLARGAGAGALDPEGRTALGLAAAGGAEAAVRTLLAHGLDENHRDDRGWTPLHLAAAGGHAAVCSALAERGARLGEVDNEGRPPLLLAAQDGHTDTARLLLDLGAAVEQRGYDGRSALCLAALGGHGCLARLLLARGADPDPRDADGRPVAQLLALAGRADTLALLLARGAGAEGRDPEGRTALHAACWLGQPGAARLLLQHGAAANALDAGGRPPLHSAAWAGHAELARLLLDAGAAVDQACAQGATALGLAAQQGHVEVARLLLAHGADPARADGRGRTPVRVAARSGHGDLVRLLLQDRGRPAPETPGTAERSPGRPPLTSPAWHGEDEGSGEAEPLDPLRTLDPQLHRKHMLKLQFEGPAVLFPMLRKSLLTSTRNLSCSWKFTRGLRPTSDLGLGKAEGPLTVSALSYSRRSIPLTKHHDYLTFVLRPPPTLLDTCDRPIRPVGAEQIFPID, encoded by the exons ATGCCCACCCACAGTCCTCTGCGGGGCAAGAGCTTCTACGGGCGTGAGTGGGCCCTTCAGCGGCTGCGGGCCTGGCTGGACGGAGCCAGTGGGGAGCGGGAGCGGCCGCCCTGCGTGCTGGTGACGGGCGCCGCGGGCAGCGGGAAGACCGCGCTGTGCTCCGAGGCCCTGTGGCCCACCTCGGAGGCCGGGCGCCGCGCGGGGCTGGGCGCCCGGGCCCTGGCCTGGCACTTCTGCCGCGCCCAGGACGCCGCCACCCTGGCCGTGCCCGGCTTCGTCCGGAGCCTGGCGGCCCAGATCGGCCGCTGCCCGCTGCTGCCCTCCGAGCACCGCCGCCGCCTGGCCGAGCCCCAGGCCGAGGCCGCCCTGGGACCCGACGTCTGCGAGAGGGACCCCGACGAGGCCTTCAAGAG GGCCGTGTTGCTGCCCCTCCTGTCCCTGCCGTCCCCGGCCCGGTCTCTCCTGCTGCTGGTGGACTCGGTGGACGAAGGGCCCGACGGGGAAGGGCTCGGAGGCCCGGGGCCGCCGGGCCGCAGCGGGGGCATCGCCGAGCTCCTGTCCTCGCACCTCCGACTGCTGCCGCCCTGGCTGCTGCTCGTCTGCTCGGCCCGCAGCGAGGGAGCCCTGGGCCGGGCCACCTTTCCCG AGGCCCGGCGGCTCAGCCTGGACGACCCCCGTCAGCCGAGCACGCGGCGGGACTGCCAGTCTTACATCCTGCGGCGGCTGGAGCGGGAGGCGgcgctggagggaggaggaggaggaggccccctGAGCCCCGGCGCGGCCGAGGCCCTGGCCCAGCTGCAGCTCAAGAGCGGAGGCTGCCTGCTGTACCTAGAGCGGGTGCTGGACGCCGTGGCCGCGGGCAGCCTGCGCCTGGCCGACGCGCGCCACGTGCCCGCCACCCTCAACGGCCTCTACCTCTGGCTGTGCCAGCGCCTGTTCCCGGGGCGGGGATTCCCCCGCGTCCGGCCGCTGCTGGACGCCCTCCTGGCCGCCCCCCGGCCTCTCCCGCCGGCGCGGCTCTACGCGGCCCTGTGGGCCCGCCACCCGGGCACGGCCTGGGAAGACTTCGAGGCGCGGCTGGCGGCCCTGGCCCCGCTGCTGGCCGAGGGGCCGCGGGGCTCCGTCCTGCTGTTCCACCACAGCCTGGCCGAGTGGCTGCAGGACGTGAAGCACTGCACGCCGGCCTTCCTGTGCCGGGCCGGGGACGGGCACGCCGCGCTGGCGCTGGCCCTGGGCGCCCAGGGGCCGCGCCTGGCGCCGGCCGGCGTGCACCAGCTGGCccgccacctggccctggcccacctgCCCGGGCTGGGGGCCTGTCACCGGGCCCTGTGGCTAGTGTGGAGCGGCGCCCCGGTGGGCGGCTGCCTGGCCCCTCCGCGGGGGACGCCGCCCCGGGAGCCCGAGGCCCTGCAGCTGCTGGTGCGGGCCGGGGCCCGGCTGCCCGCGGCCGGCGGGGCGGCGTGGGGGGTGGCCGGCCGGGCCCTGCGGCTGCTGCTGGACCACGACGGCGCCTGCGTCAACCGGCGCGACGAGCACGGGCGCACCCTCCTCGCCAGCGCGGCGCACAGCGGTGACCACGAGGCCGCCGGCCTGCTGCTG GGTCAGACCCCGCTGACCCTGGCCGCGCGGCGCGGGCACGCCCGGGTGCTGCGCTGCCTGCTGGCCCACGGCGCCCGCGTGGACCTGCCGGACTCGGAGGGCTGGACGGCGCTGCGGGCGGCGGCCTGGGGCGGGCACGCCGAGGCCGTGGGCGCCCTGCTGCGGGCCGGCGCGGCGGTAGACCGGGCGGACGCGGGCGAGCGCACGGCGCTGCGGGCCGCGGCCTGGGGCGGGCACGAGCCCGTGGTGCGGGCGCTGCTGCGGGCCGGGGCCGCCGTGGACCTGGCCGACGCCGAGGGCCGCACGGCGCTGACGGCCGCCGCCTACATGGGCCACCGGGGCACGGTGGAGCTGCTGCTGGCCCACGGGGCGCGGCCCCGACCG GCCCGGGAGGAGGccggggcgggcggcggcggcggcggcggccacgtGGCCGTGGTGCGCGTGCTGCTGGCCCACGGGGCCCGGCCGGGGCTGCGCGACCGCGACGGCCTGACGCCGCTGCTGGCCGCCGCCTACGAGGGCCGCGCCGAGGTGCTGGGCCTGCTGCTGGCCGCCGGCGCCGACCCGGACGAGGCCGACGCGGAGGGGCGCACGGCCCTGCTGGCCGCCGCCGCCATGGGGCACGCCGAGGCCGTGGCCGCGCTGCTGGCCCGCGGGGCCGGCGCCGGGGCCCTGGACCCCGAAGGCCGCACGGCGCTGGGGCTGGCGGCCGCGGGCGGCGCGGAGGCGGCCGTCCGGACCCTGCTGGCTCACGGGCTGGACGAGAACCACCGCGACGACCGCGGCTGGACGCCGCTGCACCTGGCCGCCGCCGGGGGCCACGCGGCCGTCTGCTCGGCCCTGGCCGAGCGCGGCGCCCGCCTGGGCGAGGTGGACAACGAGGGGCGGCCGCCTCTGCTGCTGGCCGCCCAGGACGGCCACACGGATACCGCCCGGCTCCTGCTGGACCTCGGGGCGGCCGTGGAGCAGCGCGGCTACGACGGCCGCTCGGCGCTCTGCCTGGCCGCCCTGGGCGGGCACGGCTGCCTGGCCCGCCTGCTGCTGGCGCGGGGCGCCGACCCGGACCCGCGGGACGCGGACGGGCGGCCCGTGGCCCAGCTCTTGGCCCTGGCCGGGCGGGCCGACACGCTGGCGCTGCTCCTGGCGCGGGGCGCCGGGGCCGAGGGGCGGGACCCGGAGGGCCGGACGGCCCTCCATGCCGCGTGCTGGCTGGGCCAGCCGGGCGCCGCCCGCCTCCTGCTGCAGCACGGCGCCGCCGCCAACGCCCTGGACGCCGGGGGCCGCCCCCCGCTCCACTCGGCCGCCTGGGCCGGCCACGCCGAGCTCGCCCGCCTGCTGTTGGACGCCGGGGCCGCCGTGGACCAGGCCTGCGCCCAGGGCGCCACGGCCCTGGGGCTGGCCGCCCAGCAAGGCCACGTGGAGGTGGCGCGGCTGCTGCTGGCCCACGGGGCGGACCCGGCGCGCGCCGACGGGCGCGGCCGCACCCCGGTGCGAGTCGCCGCCCGCAGCGGGCACGGGGACCTCGTGCGCCTGCTGCTGCAGGACCGTGGGCGTCCCGCGCCCGAGACCCCCGGCACCGCGGAGCGGAGCCCTGGCCGACCCCCGCTCACGAGCCCGGCGTGGCACGGCGAAGACGAGGGCAGCGGCGAGGCGGAACCGCTGGACCCTCTCAGGACGCTGGACCCTCAGCTGCACCGAAAGCACATGCTCAAGCTGCAGTTCGAAGGAC CTGCCGTCTTATTCCCGATGCTCAGGAAGTCCCTCCTCACGTCCACCCGCAATCTCTCCTGCT CCTGGAAATTCACCCGGGGGCTCCGGCCCACGTCTGACTTGGGGCTGGGGAAGGCCGAAGGACCTCTGACCGTCTCCGCCTTATCGTACTCCCGTCGCTCCATCCCGCTGACGAAACACCACGATTATCTCACGTTCGTCCTAAG GCCCCCTCCGACACTCCTGGATACCTGTGACAGACCAATCCGCCCTGTAGGAGCAGAGCAGATTTTCCCAATCGACTGA
- the C2H11orf42 gene encoding uncharacterized protein C11orf42 homolog, protein MACASYPLSLGEADAHWTLIKDKVIEECFGPAVVPVPFLEDAAGGYDLLGVLVKQPLPPSGRLLRRGRRRRRLLPVGALPGLLAPGGDEGSPRGGGWGGGGPGRAFAHCTREASPKGRAEAGYEETRLVDGEPCRISLQLGGLHRKAAFLLLRPGQLALRPGPAWLRGLRSLYLIHEVFCCSWLRLSWAPAARPPGHLRLQRALPLAFSCLKFALGPRGALGPQKVLEDGALRGATWLRLGSAAPDPDPGTSPPGGAAPPASPGPGPSEKPFARLAYKGRNPFRRAPRQLSESWPFSSGRGSQARIPSGSPTDPDRHSMSLPLLQGLSADLDSDD, encoded by the exons atGGCTTGCGCCTCATACCCACTGTCGCTCGGCGAGGCCGACGCCCACTGGACCCTCATCAAAGACAAG GTGATCGAGGAGTGCTTCGGCCCGGCCGTGGTGCCCGTGCCCTTCCTGGAGGACGCCGCCGGCGGCTACGACCTTCTGGGCGTCCTGGTCAAGCAGCCGCTCCCGCCAAGCGGCCGCCTGCTccgccggggccgccgccgccgccgcctgctGCCCGTCGGGGCTCTGCCGGGGCTGCTGGCGCCGGGTGGGGACGAGGGCTCGCCCCGGGGCGGCGGTtggggcggcggcggccccggccgGGCCTTCGCCCACTGCACGCGGGAGGCCAGCCCCAAGGGCCGGGCGGAGGCGGGCTACGAGGAGACGCGCCTGGTGGACGGGGAGCCGTGCCGCATCAGCCTGCAGCTGGGCGGGCTGCACCGCAAGGCCGCCTTCCTGCTGCTGCGGCCCGGTCAGCTGGCgctgcggcccggcccggcctggctGCGGGGGCTGCGGAGCCTCTACCTCATCCACGAGGTCTTCTGCTGCTCCTGGCTGCGGCTCAGCTGGgcgcccgccgcccgcccgccgggtCACCTGCGCCTGCAGCGCGCCTTGCCGCTGGCCTTCTCCTGCCTCAAGTTCGCACTGGGCCCCCGGGGCGCGCTGGGTCCGCAGAAGGTCCTGGAGGACGGGGCCCTGCGCGGGGCCACCTGGCTCCGGTTGGGGTCGGCCGCCCCGGACCCCGACCCCGGGACCTCGCCCCCCGGCGGGGCCGCCCCGCCCGCCTCTCCCGGCCCCGGGCCCTCGGAGAAGCCCTTCGCCAGGCTCGCCTACAAAGGCCGCAACCCCTTCCGGAGAGCCCCCCGCCAGCTGTCGG AGAGCTGGCCTTTCAGCAGCGGCCGGGGCTCCCAGGCCAGAATCCCCAGCGGCAGTCCCACGGACCCCGACCGCCACTCCATGTCGCTGCCTCTGCTGCAGGGCCTGTCCGCTGACTTGGACAGCGACGACTGA
- the FAM160A2 gene encoding LOW QUALITY PROTEIN: FTS and Hook-interacting protein (The sequence of the model RefSeq protein was modified relative to this genomic sequence to represent the inferred CDS: deleted 1 base in 1 codon) — MERMSWLSKLAPRSAGHRAPRSASLQTPVTADPETCLMVFKNHWAQVVRILEQRGPRPAPGGPDDASAVRNHTYQMLTLLAEDRPAPEAPPPGPLLDFALREDVLERLLRWQLQWDGAEERRAEQLKLYEMLISQARQPLLRHRAVREPLLRLLAACGPAPTPAAPAPAPAPSLDANLVLLLNQLCVCVAREPGLLELFLQGAPEPGSGPPSLLLFSRLVPFIHREGPLGQQARDALLLLMALSAGNLTVGRYIADHSYFCPVLATGLSALYSSLPRKIEVRGDDWHFLRREDWLGVSPLALFMSSLEFCNAVTQVAHPLVQRQLVDYVHNGFLVPVMGPALHKSSVEEMIASTAYLELFVRSVSEPALLRTFLRFLLLHRHDSHTILDTLVARIASNSRLCMVSLSLFRTLLNLNCEDVLLQLVLRYLVPCNHVMLSQKRAVRDVDLYGRAADKFLSLIPRCCRHHAPSPPPPGPEEHASWARGPDSPGMDLSSVVTVPRPSTPSRLALFLRQQSLGPGEPPGPAPRSPSLAASPGPSPGHRPGPGAGGGAGTPNEEPGELEGNYLEYLREARLGVDRCVRACRSWSAPYDGERPPPGPPAPSAPGGSGSPGPRTKKRSLREGQGEGREEEEEEEQQQLGGVGGAGGPILLEAGDSSPLPPPPQLNGVPEAAKKVRRGPGAREEELLLAGGGPGAGGLEGFGRELRELEAALSNGGNGLLELPPGPPLGQEEEEEEEEAAAAYGSFTAQPEVEPPGHLLGSPLHTPSQVPSQPFTGPFVAVLFAKLENMLQNSLYVNFLLTGLLAQLACHPQPLLRSFLLNTNMVFQPSVKSLIQVLGSVKNKIESFAAMQEDFPVLLSKAKKYLIARGRLDWAEGSGAPPSLRRTDALVKSRKPSLGELLLRHAQSPTRARQAAQLALQHMREGPVLQALAGPGPPPAPPPARGPAERQSEALRVKNAVYCAVIFPEFLKELAAISQAHAVTSPFLLDAPEE; from the exons ATGGAGAGGATGAGTTGGCTGAGCAAGCTGGCCCCCCGCAGCGCTGGCCACCGGGCC CCCCGCAGCGCCAGCCTGCAGACCCCCGTCACCGCCGACCCCGAGACCTGCCTCATGGTTTTCAAGAACCACTGGGCCCAG GTGGTGCGGatcctggagcagcggggcccccgcccggcccccggcGGCCCGGACGACGCCAGCGCCGTGCGCAACCACACGTACCAGATGCTGACCCTGCTGGCGGAGGACCGGCCGGCCCCCGAGGCGCCCCCGCCGGGGCCCCTGCTGGACTTCGCGCTGCGGGAGGACGTGCTGGAGCGCCTCCTGCGCTGGCAGCTGCAGTGGGACGGGGCGGAGGAGCGGCGGGCGGAGCAGCTCAAGCTGTACGAGATGCTCATCAGCCAGGCCCGCCAGCCGCTGCTCCGCCACCGGGCCGTGCGGGAGCCCCTGCTGCGCCTGCTGGCCGCCTgcggccccgcccccacccccgcggcccccgccccggcccccgccccttccctggaCGCCAACCTGGTGCTGCTGCTCAACCAGCTGTGCGTGTGCGTGGCCCGGGAGCCGGGCCTCCTGGAGCTCTTCCTGCAGGGAGCGCCGGAGCCGGGCTCCGGCccccccagcctcctgctctTTTCCCGCCTCGTCCCCTTCATCCACCGCGAGGGACCCCTAGGGCAGCAGGCCCGGGACGCTCTGCTCCTGCTCATGGCCCTCTCCGCCGGCAACCTCACCGTGGGCCGCTACATCGCTGACCATTCCTACTTCTGCCCG GTGCTGGCCACGGGGCTCAGTGCCCTGTACTCCTCTCTGCCCCGCAAGATTGAGGTGCGGGGAGATGATTGGCACTTCCTGCGGCGGGAGGATTGGCTAGGCGTGTCCCCCCTCGCGCTCTTCATGAGTTCCCTGGAGTTCTGCAACGCCGTCACCCAG GTGGCACACCCCCTGGTGCAAAGGCAGCTGGTTGATTACGTCCACAATGGCTTCCTGGTGCCCGTCATGGGGCCCGCCCTGCACAAG AGCTCAGTGGAGGAGATGATCGCCAGCACGGCCTACCTGGAGCTGTTCGTGCGCAGCGTCTCCGAGCCGGCCCTCCTGCGCACGTTCCTGCGCTTTCTGCTGCTGCACCGGCACGACTCCCACACCATCCTGGACACCCTGGTGGCCCGCATCGCCAGCAACTCCCGG cTCTGCATGGTTTCCCTCAGCCTCTTCCGGACACTCCTCAACCTCAACTGCGAGGATGTTCTGCTGCAGCTGGTTCTCAG GTACCTCGTCCCTTGTAACCACGTGATGCTGAGTCAGAAACGCGCCGTGCGCGACGTGGACCTGTACGGTCGGGCAGCCGACAaattcctgtccctcatcccTCGCTGCTGCCGCCACCACgctcccagccccccgcccccgggacccGAGGAGCACGCCAGCTGGGCCCGAG gcccggaCAGCCCCGGCATGGACTTGTCGTCTGTGGTGACGGTGCCCCGGCCCTCCACCCCGTCCCGACTCGCCCTCTTCCTGCGGCAGCAGAGCCTGGGCCCCGGCgagccccccggccctgcccctcgcTCGCCCAGCCTGGCTGCCTCGCCCGGGCCCAGCCCGGGCCAccggccgggccccggggccggagggggcgcGGGGACGCCCAACGAGGAGCCCGGAGAGCTGGAGGGGAACTACCTGGAATACCTGCGGGAGGCGCGGCTCGGCGTGGACCGCTGCGTGCGAGCCTGCCGCTCCTGGTCCGCCCCCTACGACGGGGAGCGGCCCCCGCCGggtcccccggccccctcggCCCCCGGCGGCTCTGGCAGCCCCGGCCCCCGGACTAAGAAGCGGAGCCtgcgggaggggcagggggagggccgggaggaggaagaggaggaggagcagcagcagctggggggcgtgggcggggctggggggccgaTCTTGCTCGAGGCGGGGGACTCCAGCCCGCTGCCGCCGCCCCCTCAACTCAACGGGGTCCCCGAGGCCGCCAAGAAAGTGCGTCGGGGGCCGGGGGCTCGAGAGGAGGAGCTGCTGCTTGCGggtgggggcccgggggccggggggctggagggCTTCGGACGGGAGCTCCGGGAGCTGGAGGCGGCCCTGAGCAATGGCGGGAACGGGCTGCTCGAGCTGCCCCCAGGCCCTCCgctgggccaggaggaggaggaggaggaggaggaagccgcGGCGGCCTATGGGAGCTTCACCGCCCAGCCTGAGGTCGAGCCCCCCGGTCACCTGCTCGGCAGCCCCCTGCACACCCCCAGCCAGGTGCCCAGCCAGCCCTTCACAG GCCCGTTTGTGGCGGTGCTCTTTGCCAAGCTGGAGAACATGCTGCAGAACTCGCTGTACGTCAACTTCCTGCTGACGGGGCTGCTGGCCCAGCTGGcctgccacccccagcccctgctgcgCTCCTTCCTGCTCAACACCAACATGGTCTTCCAGCCCAGCGTCAAGTCCCTCATCCAG GTCCTGGGCTCGGTGAAGAACAAGATCGAGAGCTTCGCCGCGATGCAGGAGGACTTCCCCGTGCTGCTGTCCAAAGCCAAGAAGTACCTCATCGCCCGCGGCCGGCTGGACTGGGCCGAGGGCTCCGGGGCCCCGCCTTCCCTGCGCCGCACCGATGCCCTGG TGAAGAGCCGGAAGCCATCACTCGGAGAGCTGCTTCTGCGGCACGCCCAGAGCCCGACCCGGGCGCGCCAGGCTGCCCAGCTGGCGCTGCAGCACATGCGGGAAGGGCCGGTGCTGCAGGCGCTGGCTGGCCCGGgaccccccccggcccctccccccgccagAGGCCCGGCCGAGCGGCAGAGCGAAGCGCTGCGCGTGAAGAACGCCGTCTACTGTGCCGTCATCTTCCCCGAGTTCCTCAAGGAGCTGGCCgccatctcccaggcccacgccgtCACCTCTCCCTTTCTGCTGGACGCTCCCGAAGAGTGA